From a single Okeanomitos corallinicola TIOX110 genomic region:
- the lnt gene encoding apolipoprotein N-acyltransferase: MLKKQNKQIRETFKILLPYLVVLASGISMGVTVAPIGAWFLGWVSLAPLWVIVLKYTKKVILPALIWAIAYHGIALFWITGIHPMNWLGVPWWPSLFITIFCWSFISCWGGLLVSLWAFLMVRLDKQKPWLRVLIGTALWCGLESLWSSGSLWWSSLSYTQSPHNLVILHLGQLSGPSAVTAVIVGVNGLVAESWIYFAQRRKEAKNAKEERKTSVFSVSLWFVNSYSISAVTLLITAHVLGFVLYSQPLHNLEYTGFKIGVVQGNIPNEIKLLPQGFRGAVTGYTNGYLTLANQGVDGVLTPEGALPLYESDFKNTPLLDAIQEKKVIAWLGGFGRRGKSYTNSLFGVDKKGEVTSRYDKSKLVPLGEFVPFEEIIGGLVQRLSPLDEHQVHGAKNQVFDTPLGRAIVGICYESAFSEIFRYQAFNGGQFILSSSNDAHYTAAMADQHHAQDIMRAIETDRWAVRATNTGYSAFVDPRGRTLWKSGYNVFETHAETIYPRQTQTLYVRFGDWLMVVLLVLGVLGLLL; this comes from the coding sequence ATGCTGAAGAAACAGAATAAGCAAATTAGGGAGACGTTTAAAATCTTACTCCCTTACCTAGTAGTATTAGCTAGTGGCATATCTATGGGGGTGACAGTTGCCCCCATTGGTGCATGGTTTTTAGGTTGGGTTTCCCTTGCACCCCTGTGGGTAATAGTTCTTAAATATACTAAAAAAGTAATCCTTCCTGCGTTGATTTGGGCGATCGCCTATCATGGTATCGCTCTTTTCTGGATCACTGGTATTCACCCCATGAACTGGTTAGGTGTACCCTGGTGGCCAAGTTTATTTATTACCATCTTTTGCTGGTCATTTATTAGCTGTTGGGGCGGTTTGTTAGTCTCCCTCTGGGCATTTCTGATGGTGCGGTTAGATAAACAAAAGCCCTGGTTACGGGTTTTAATTGGTACGGCTTTATGGTGTGGGTTGGAAAGTTTGTGGAGTTCTGGATCTTTATGGTGGAGTTCTTTATCTTACACTCAGTCTCCGCATAATTTGGTAATTTTGCATTTGGGGCAGTTGTCGGGGCCGAGTGCTGTGACGGCGGTTATTGTGGGGGTGAATGGGTTGGTGGCGGAGTCTTGGATTTATTTCGCGCAAAGGCGCAAAGAAGCAAAGAACGCAAAGGAAGAAAGGAAAACCTCTGTGTTCTCCGTGTCTCTGTGGTTCGTTAACTCTTATTCAATCTCAGCAGTAACACTATTAATTACCGCTCATGTTTTAGGGTTTGTTCTTTATTCTCAACCTTTACATAATCTCGAATATACGGGTTTTAAAATAGGGGTTGTTCAGGGGAATATTCCTAATGAGATTAAGTTGCTTCCCCAAGGATTTAGAGGTGCAGTTACGGGTTATACTAATGGGTATTTAACTTTAGCAAATCAAGGTGTAGATGGGGTTTTAACTCCTGAAGGTGCTTTACCTTTATATGAAAGTGATTTTAAAAATACACCTTTGTTAGATGCTATTCAAGAAAAGAAAGTAATTGCTTGGTTGGGTGGTTTTGGAAGGAGGGGAAAAAGTTATACTAATAGTTTGTTTGGTGTAGATAAAAAAGGCGAAGTTACTAGCAGGTATGATAAGTCTAAACTTGTGCCTTTAGGGGAATTTGTGCCTTTTGAGGAAATTATTGGCGGCTTGGTTCAACGGTTATCCCCTTTAGATGAACATCAAGTTCATGGGGCAAAAAATCAAGTTTTTGATACTCCTTTAGGGAGGGCAATTGTGGGTATTTGTTATGAGTCTGCGTTTTCGGAAATATTCAGATATCAGGCTTTTAATGGGGGACAATTTATTTTAAGTTCTTCTAATGATGCTCATTATACCGCAGCAATGGCAGATCAACATCATGCTCAGGATATTATGAGGGCAATTGAAACTGATAGATGGGCGGTGAGGGCAACAAATACTGGTTATTCTGCTTTTGTTGATC
- the gyrA gene encoding DNA gyrase subunit A — MTTSQERIIPTDLRQEMSQSYLEYAMSVIVGRALPDARDGLKPVHRRILYAMHELGLLHDRPFRKCARVVGEVLGKYHPHGDTAVYDALVRMAQNFSMRSPLINGHGNFGSVDNDPPAAMRYTECRLQALTSSALLQDIEAETVDFIDNFDGSQQEPTVLPSRIPQILLNGSSGIAVGMATNIPPHNLGELIDGLVELIHNPEITDMQLMQYIHGPDFPTGAQILGTSAIKEAYTSGRGSITMRGVATIETIEQRNRPERDAIIITELPYQTNKAALIEKIAELVNDKRIDGIADIRDESDRDGMRIVIELKRDAYPRVVLNNLYKQTPLQSNFGANMLALVNGEPQILTLKNFLSVFLDFRIETINRRTLYQLRKAQERDHLLQGLLIALSQLDSIINLIRSAPDAPTAKGELINSYGLSEVQADAILQMQLRRLTALEADKIRLEHEELQVQIADLQDILDRRERVLEIIENEVTQIKTQFATPRQTIITHGEGDIDDIDLIANEKVLILVTEQGYIKRMPVNTFEAQNRATRGKAGAKVKDDDTIEHFLTCCDHDSVLFFSDRGVVYSLRTYQIPLGSRTSRGTPIVQMLPIPKEEKITSIVPVSEFSDEEYLVMLTKGGNIKKTALAAFSNIRSNGLIAISLEEGDQLRWVRRARVEDSIIIGSRHGMAIHFRCTHDQLRPLGRATRGVKSMKLKPGDELVGMDILPAAILETLNTETETEIEEEIIEIEETTENSEETLETLENLETLETPETPNSTGPWVLVITMGGYGKRVPVGQFRLQNRAGQGLTATKFKNRKTKDKLATLRIVNSDEEIMMATNRGIIIRQSVNAISVQSRTATGVRVQRLDEDDAITGVAIVPADAGDAEETE, encoded by the coding sequence ATGACAACCTCACAGGAGCGGATTATCCCGACGGATTTGAGACAGGAAATGTCACAATCTTATCTGGAATACGCCATGAGCGTAATTGTTGGTCGGGCGCTGCCAGATGCCAGGGATGGTCTTAAACCTGTGCATCGTCGCATCCTCTATGCTATGCACGAATTAGGACTATTACACGATCGCCCCTTTAGAAAATGCGCTCGTGTGGTAGGGGAAGTGTTGGGTAAATATCACCCCCACGGTGATACGGCAGTATATGATGCTTTGGTGCGGATGGCACAGAATTTTTCCATGCGATCGCCCTTAATTAATGGTCATGGGAACTTCGGTTCTGTAGATAATGACCCCCCGGCGGCCATGCGTTACACAGAATGTCGTCTCCAAGCTTTGACCAGTTCTGCCCTCCTCCAAGATATTGAAGCAGAAACTGTAGACTTTATTGATAACTTTGATGGTTCTCAACAAGAACCTACAGTTTTACCATCCCGCATCCCCCAAATATTACTTAATGGTTCTTCGGGAATTGCGGTAGGGATGGCTACCAACATTCCTCCCCATAATCTCGGAGAATTGATTGATGGGTTAGTAGAATTAATTCACAACCCAGAAATCACAGATATGCAATTAATGCAGTATATTCATGGGCCAGACTTCCCTACGGGGGCGCAAATTCTGGGAACATCTGCCATTAAAGAAGCATATACCAGTGGTAGAGGTTCAATTACCATGCGGGGTGTGGCAACAATTGAAACCATTGAACAACGCAACAGACCGGAACGGGATGCAATAATTATTACCGAGTTGCCCTATCAAACCAACAAAGCGGCATTAATTGAAAAAATCGCCGAGTTGGTAAATGATAAAAGAATTGATGGTATTGCAGACATCAGAGACGAAAGCGATCGCGACGGGATGCGAATCGTGATTGAATTAAAACGGGATGCCTATCCTCGCGTAGTTTTAAACAACCTCTACAAACAAACTCCACTCCAATCCAACTTTGGCGCGAATATGTTGGCCTTGGTAAACGGAGAACCGCAAATTCTCACCCTGAAAAACTTCCTCAGCGTCTTCCTAGATTTTCGCATCGAAACTATTAACAGACGAACCCTTTATCAACTCCGAAAAGCACAGGAAAGAGATCATTTACTGCAAGGTTTATTAATTGCTTTATCACAATTAGATTCAATTATAAATCTCATTCGTAGCGCCCCAGATGCACCTACAGCCAAAGGTGAATTAATTAATAGTTATGGACTTTCCGAAGTTCAAGCCGATGCAATTTTACAGATGCAACTACGACGGTTAACAGCCCTAGAAGCAGATAAAATTCGCCTGGAACACGAAGAATTGCAAGTACAAATAGCAGACTTGCAGGATATTTTGGACAGAAGGGAACGGGTACTAGAAATCATTGAAAATGAAGTTACCCAAATCAAAACCCAATTTGCCACCCCCAGACAGACAATTATTACCCACGGAGAAGGGGACATAGATGACATTGACTTAATTGCCAATGAAAAAGTTCTGATTCTAGTCACAGAACAAGGTTACATTAAACGGATGCCCGTTAATACCTTTGAAGCTCAAAACCGTGCCACCAGAGGTAAAGCCGGTGCAAAAGTCAAAGATGATGATACCATCGAGCATTTCTTAACCTGCTGTGACCATGACAGTGTACTATTTTTTAGCGATCGCGGCGTAGTCTACAGCCTCAGAACCTATCAAATACCCCTGGGTTCTCGCACCAGCAGAGGTACACCCATCGTTCAGATGTTACCCATACCCAAAGAAGAAAAAATTACCTCCATCGTCCCCGTCAGCGAGTTTAGCGACGAAGAATATCTAGTCATGCTCACCAAAGGCGGTAACATCAAAAAAACCGCATTGGCAGCATTTAGCAACATTCGCTCTAACGGTTTAATTGCTATCTCCTTAGAAGAAGGTGATCAACTGCGTTGGGTCAGACGTGCCAGAGTAGAAGATAGTATTATCATCGGTTCACGTCATGGGATGGCCATTCACTTCCGTTGTACCCATGATCAACTACGTCCTTTAGGAAGAGCAACCCGTGGAGTAAAATCCATGAAACTCAAACCCGGTGATGAATTGGTAGGGATGGATATTCTTCCCGCTGCTATTCTCGAAACCTTAAATACAGAAACAGAAACAGAAATCGAAGAAGAAATCATCGAAATTGAGGAAACCACAGAAAACAGTGAAGAAACACTGGAAACACTAGAAAATCTGGAAACACTAGAAACTCCAGAAACGCCAAACAGCACCGGACCCTGGGTTTTAGTCATCACCATGGGAGGATATGGAAAACGCGTACCCGTGGGACAGTTCCGCCTCCAAAACCGTGCCGGACAAGGTTTAACAGCGACCAAATTCAAAAACCGCAAAACCAAAGACAAACTAGCTACACTGCGAATTGTCAACAGCGACGAAGAAATAATGATGGCTACAAATCGCGGTATTATCATTCGTCAGTCAGTCAATGCCATTTCTGTACAATCACGGACAGCAACCGGAGTCAGAGTACAACGTTTAGACGAAGACGACGCTATCACAGGCGTAGCAATAGTTCCCGCCGATGCTGGAGATGCTGAAGAAACAGAATAA